In the Hordeum vulgare subsp. vulgare chromosome 7H, MorexV3_pseudomolecules_assembly, whole genome shotgun sequence genome, one interval contains:
- the LOC123407956 gene encoding uncharacterized protein LOC123407956 → MATARRRKAKAARAAAAEAMKKDRKNAYDAMVTADKESRQAEAEAKEATTTAAAKAEESMQAVGMAMAKAEEAAVIASVKAEEAEKAREAYREVCRQVDAAAEWAQCEEELFAARFRRYWNQLVARPGVTFHQTTSIPAMRYTHPAPHDRPKAMDTLQITSVKIAAVDDCLQWPLQVYGIIAARDVLDHKRNILFHRRRGDCQIITQEDPYLALTGPSRAIAVSRDLSYIEVSLKVKGASRTRSEDGDLSDLVLSYGTGLCLAGIYPSRLSTLELESSHINRSVEATVRIKITHGSWPDGLRGAFTAGMSSNNGLEVELLNTRDGRALPVDSEGVVKLQRRVISVYIEGMLKVSVVACSVDEERGFIEKAEAVFEAKRQCVSVMEINFGSCSMQITVAWSCFRHE, encoded by the exons atggcgacggcgaggaggcgcaAGGCGAAGGCCGCCAGGGCCGCGGCCGCGGAAGCCATGAAGAAAGACAGGAAGAACGCCTACGATGCCATGGTCACAGCGGATAAGGAGTCCCGGCAAGCCGAAGCGGAGGCCAAGGAGGCCACCACGACGGCCGCGGCCAAGGCCGAGGAGTCCATGCAAGCCGTCGGCATGGCCATGGCGAAAGCCGAAGAAGCCGCCGTCATAGCCAGCGTGAAGGCGGAGGAAGCCGAGAAGGCAAGAGAAGCCTACCGCGAGGTGTGTCGGCAGGTGGACGCAGCGGCGGAGTGGGCGCAGTGCGAGGAGGAGCTCTTCGCCGCCCGGTTCCGACGCTACTGGAACCAACTCGTCGCCCGCCCCGGCGTCACCTTCCATCAAACCA CATCGATCCCCGCCATGCGGTACACGCACCCTGCTCCCCATGATAGGCCCAAGGCCATGGATACCTTGCAGATCACGTCGGTGAAGATCGCAGCGGTCGACGATTGCCTGCAATGGCCGCTGCAAGTGTATGGCATCATCGCGGCACGAGATGTCTTGGATCACAAGCGCAACATTCTTTTCCACCGCCGGAGGGGTGATTGCCAAATAATCACTCAAGAG GATCCATACCTAGCATTGACGGGCCCTAGTCGCGCCATTGCCGTGTCGAGGGACCTTTCATACATCGAGGTCTCGCTCAAGGTGAAGGGCGCGAGTAGAACTAGATCCGAGGACGGAGATTTGAGCGATCTAGTCCTGAGTTACGGGACCGGATTATGTCTCGCAGGCATTTACCCTAGCAGGCTCAGCACACTTGAACTCGAATCCAGTCACATTAATCGCTCCGTGGAGGCCACGGTCCGCATCAAAATCACCCACGGGTCATGGCCGGATGGTCTCCGAGGCGCGTTCACTGCCGGCATGAGCAGCAACAATGGCCTGGAAGTGGAGCTGCTCAATACCAGAGACGGTAGAGCTTTGCCCGTCGACTCTGAAGGTGTGGTCAAGCTCCAGCGCCGCGTCATCTCCGTCTACATCGAGGGGATGCTCAAGGTTTCCGTGGTGGCATGTTCGGTTGATGAGGAACGGGGTTTCATCGAGAAAGCTGAGGCAGTTTTCGAAGCAAAGAGACAATGTGTAAGCGTCATGGAGATTAACTTTGGGTCTTGTAGTATGCAGATTACCGTCGCTTGGTCCTGTTTCCGCCATGAGTAG